In Rosa chinensis cultivar Old Blush chromosome 1, RchiOBHm-V2, whole genome shotgun sequence, a genomic segment contains:
- the LOC112196035 gene encoding putative disease resistance protein At3g14460 isoform X1, translating into MLEREQLKLHQTGTSKVRGFFTKVPHKVKFNFNMNSEIDDIAKRLQDIFDRKEKLGLKYIEHTPTSTSSSHRTPSSYVLDGSVVGRDEDAGKIVELLSRNADPSSPTNYQVVAIVGMGGLGKTTLAGRVFNDVVAMKQFDLKIWVSVSDNFDLQTVTRAIFKEVTSRPCDMDEFSRLQDNLSKKIDGKRFLIVLDDVWSTCDYDSWTKLQAPLRGGAKGSKVMVTTRDEKVAILMGAPAGDVYHLKTLSDESCLQVFEQHVSNDRPPNFELLKEKIVTNCNGLPLAAKTLGGVLRCEETGKWEEILNDKLWSMSDRSKILPVLRLSYHYLPSPLKRCFAYCSILPNDYEFGKTQLILLWMAEGFLEQPKGTKVMEDIGDEYFGELLSRSLFQTSGKNSLCFVMHDLVGDLARWAAGDTFCRLEDKLHGRCSPNTRHLSYISAKFDGEKRFETFSEAKGLRTFLPLPVSGGYENYLTRYATSDLLPQLKYLRVLSFNGYKLTEVPNSVGKLRHLRYLDLSHTLITCLPESTCMLYNLQTLILENCSKLKTLPSNMSNLSNLRHLNNSNMPSLEEMPPKVSRLTHLRTLPNFVVGKGSASGIGEIQSLHLRGTLRVGRLENVIDVGDAKTAQITNKEGLEILQLEWSGTSEKELEVLCSLEPHKKLKELTIKGYNGFEFSKWIGHPSFSDMTSVKLENCKNCRFLPPLGQLPFLKNLQIQGLVNVESVGAEFYGECSLPFPVLECMTFQDMQNWKEWLPCKRDEEIRVFPCMEKLSILGCPKLKDWLPKSMDSLSELYIAACEELVVSIANYKHLRGLFICGCKVVHRSGVKFELLEDMWLASISEFRLEIDGFIRGLPKLQNLRITGCEELTCLWENEDRWLQPRISNIIGGNISDSPSHFIQELRALKELVLTGCSNLISFPEVGWPPCLENVKMESCNSLTYFVRYQVPPSIRRIEIAKCQNLKLLVKDAWELEGCLEWLEIKECASLTSLSGKGGRLPRTLKFVRISDCERLESIIKTFHEGTCLDALTIERCANLKSLPEGLCHLSALRMLWVEECGSLVSFPSGGLPSSLICLSICICAQLEALPRGYVDNLSSLQILLLRCWGGLASILEEGFPPNLIDLEIGPLSECGLHHLGRLTSLETFSIYCVDPDVVSFPPKDVLLPKSLIKLTIAGFPNLKRLSSSFQSLTSLESLDILGCPKLASIVPEKEDHLPPSLTQLRIQDGCPLLTKKYQPGKARHWPKQIAHIPYVYVGGCDDEAEADLRA; encoded by the coding sequence ATGTTAGAACGCGAGCAGCTCAAGCTTCACCAAACTGGCACAAGCAAGGTACGAGGCTTCTTTACCAAAGTTCCTCACAAAGTTAAATTCAACTTCAATATGAACTCTGAAATAGACGACATTGCTAAACGCTTGCAAGACATATTTGACCGGAAAGAGAAACTCGGTTTGAAATATATTGAGCATACCCCTACTTCAACATCATCATCGCACAGGACACCAAGTTCATATGTGTTGGATGGATCTGTGGTTGGGAGAGATGAAGACGCAGGAAAGATTGTGGAATTGTTGTCCAGAAATGCTGATCCTTCTTCTCCCACAAATTATCAAGTTGTTGCCATTGTTGGTATGGGTGGACTCGGCAAGACAACGCTTGCGGGACGAGTCTTCAATGATGTAGTTGCAATGAAACAGTTTGATCTCAAGATCTGGGTTTCAGTATCCGATAACTTTGATCTTCAAACGGTGACGAGAGCTATTTTTAAGGAAGTTACATCTCGGCCCTGTGATATGGATGAGTTCAGTCGACTTCAAGATAATCTGAGCAAGAAGATTGATGGTAAAAGGTTTTTGATTGTTTTAGATGATGTCTGGAGCACATGTGATTATGATTCATGGACAAAACTGCAAGCTCCCCTCCGTGGCGGAGCCAAGGGAAGTAAGGTAATGGTGACAACACGTGACGAAAAAGTTGCAATATTGATGGGAGCCCCAGCCGGTGATGTTTATCATTTAAAGACTCTATCAGATGAAAGTTGTTTGCAAGTATTTGAGCAGCATGTTAGCAATGACAGGCCACCGAATTTTGAGTTGCTTAAGGAGAAAATTGTTACGAATTGCAATGGATTGCCATTGGCtgcaaaaactcttggtggtgtTTTACGTTGTGAAGAAACTGGCAAGTGGGAGGAAATACTGAATGACAAATTATGGAGTATGTCAGATAGGAGTAAGATACTCCCAGTACTGAGATTGAGTTATCATTATCTCCCTTCACCTTTGAAGAGGTGCTTTGCCTATTGCTCAATACTTCCCAATGACTATGAATTTGGGAAAACCCAATTAATCCTTCTGTGGATGGCAGAGGGTTTTCTTGAGCAACCAAAAGGGACTAAAGTAATGGAAGATATCGGTGACGAATATTTTGGGGAGCTATTGTCTCGGTCATTATTTCAAACCTCGGGCAAAAACAGTTTGTGCTTTGTAATGCATGACCTTGTTGGTGATTTGGCACGATGGGCTGCTGGAGACACATTTTGCAGATTGGAGGATAAACTGCATGGTAGATGTTCTCCGAACACTCGTCATCTGAGTTACATTTCTGCTAAGTTTGATGGGGAAAAAAGATTTGAGACATTTTCTGAAGCAAAAGGCTTGCGGACTTTCCTACCACTTCCCGTTTCCGGTGGTTATGAGAATTATCTGACTCGTTATGCTACTTCTGATTTATTGCCACAATTGAAATACTTGCGGGTGCTCTCCTTCAATGGCTATAAACTGACCGAGGTGCCAAATTCCGTAGGTAAGTTGAGACATCTACGGTACCTTGATCTTTCTCACACATTAATAACGTGTTTGCCTGAGTCAACATGCATGCTTTACAACTTACAGACGTTAATATTAGAGAATTGTTCAAAATTGAAGACATTACCTTCAAACATGAGCAATTTATCTAATTTACGTCATCTCAACAATTCAAACATGCCTTCATTGGAAGAAATGCCTCCCAAAGTAAGTCGGTTGACTCATCTGCGAACTTTGCCTAATTTTGTGGTGGGGAAAGGTAGTGCATCAGGGATTGGAGAGATACAGTCATTGCATCTTCGTGGGACCTTGAGGGTTGGAAGATTGGAAAATGTGATTGATGTTGGGGATGCGAAGACGGCTCAAATAACGAACAAGGAAGGGCTGGAAATCTTGCAATTGGAATGGAGCGGCACAAGCGAGAAGGAGTTGGAGGTGCTGTGCAGTTTAGAACCTCATAAAAAGCTTAAGGAGCTGACCATCAAGGGCTACAATGGTTTCGAATTTTCAAAATGGATTGGACATCCTTCATTCTCTGATATGACGTCTGTGAAATTGGAGAATTGTAAAAACTGTCGATTCTTACCTCCTCTTGGCCAATTACCTTTTCTGAAAAATCTTCAGATACAAGGACTGGTCAATGTTGAAAGTGTGGGTGCTGAGTTTTATGGAGAGTGCAGCTTGCCTTTTCCAGTGTTGGAATGCATGACGTTCCAGGACATGCAAAATTGGAAGGAGTGGCTTCCTTGCAAAAGAGATGAAGAAATTCGAGTTTTCCCATGCATGGAAAAGCTTTCCATCCTTGGTTGCCCCAAATTGAAAGATTGGTTGCCCAAGAGCATGGATTCATTATCAGAGCTGTATATTGCTGCATGTGAAGAGTTAGTGGTTTCAATTGCCAATTATAAACATCTTCGTGGGCTGTTCATCTGCGGTTGTAAGGTGGTGCACAGAAGTGGAGTTAAGTTTGAGCTATTGGAGGATATGTGGCTTGCAAGTATTTCAGAGTTCAGACTTGAAATAGACGGGTTCATCAGAGGATTGCCAAAGCTTCAAAATTTGCGGATTACTGGTTGTGAAGAGTTGACATGTTTATGGGAGAATGAGGATAGATGGCTGCAGCCTCGAATTTCTAATATTATTGGAGGCAACATATCTGACTCCCCCTCTCACTTTATTCAAGAGCTAAGAGCACTCAAGGAACTTGTGCTAACTGGATGCTCAAATCTAATTTCTTTTCCAGAAGTTGGTTGGCCACCTTGTCTTGAAAATGTAAAGATGGAGTCGTGTAATTCTTTGACATATTTCGTAAGGTATCAagtaccgccaagcataagaaGAATAGAGATAGCAAAATGTCAAAATTTGAAACTATTGGTGAAGGATGCTTGGGAGCTAGAGGGTTGTCTGGAGTGGTTGGAGATAAAAGAGTGTGCATCTTTGACATCCTTATCAGGCAAAGGAGGCCGACTACCCAGAACCCTCAAATTTGTTAGAATAAGTGACTGTGAACGATTGGAGTCAATAATCAAAACATTCCACGAGGGCACTTGTCTTGATGCTCTTACGATAGAGAGGTGTGCAAATCTCAAATCCTTACCAGAGGGGCTTTGCCATCTCTCTGCTCTTCGCATGTTATGGGTAGAGGAATGTGGAAGTCTCGTTTCCTTCCCAAGCGGAGGGTTGCCATCCAGCCTGATATGCTTGTCTATCTGCATTTGTGCTCAATTGGAAGCCCTCCCCAGAGGCTATGTGGACAACCTCAGCTCTCTTCAGATTTTGTTGTTGAGATGCTGGGGAGGTTTGGCATCCATTCTAGAAGAGGGTTTCCCACCCAACCTAATTGATCTGGAAATTGGCCCTCTCTCAGAGTGCGGGCTTCACCACTTGGGCAGACTCACCTCTCTTGAAACCTTTTCTATCTACTGTGTAGATCCAGATGTGGTGTCCTTTCCTCCAAAGGATGTGCTGCTCCCTAAATCTCTCATTAAACTCACCATTGCAGGCTTTCCAAATCTGAAGCGCCTGTCATCATCTTTTCAATCACTCACCTCTCTTGAATCCCTTGACATTCTTGGATGCCCAAAGCTAGCATCTATTGTTCCAGAAAAAGAGGATCATCTGCCTCCTTCACTTACACAGCTTCGCATCCAGGACGGCTGTCCGCTGCTCACAAAGAAATACCAACCAGGTAAAGCACGACACTGGCCCAAACAAATTGCTCACATCCCTTACGTTTATGTTGGAGGCTGCGATGACGAAGCCGAAGCCGACCTCCGGGCATAG
- the LOC112196035 gene encoding putative disease resistance protein At3g14460 isoform X2: MGGLGKTTLAGRVFNDVVAMKQFDLKIWVSVSDNFDLQTVTRAIFKEVTSRPCDMDEFSRLQDNLSKKIDGKRFLIVLDDVWSTCDYDSWTKLQAPLRGGAKGSKVMVTTRDEKVAILMGAPAGDVYHLKTLSDESCLQVFEQHVSNDRPPNFELLKEKIVTNCNGLPLAAKTLGGVLRCEETGKWEEILNDKLWSMSDRSKILPVLRLSYHYLPSPLKRCFAYCSILPNDYEFGKTQLILLWMAEGFLEQPKGTKVMEDIGDEYFGELLSRSLFQTSGKNSLCFVMHDLVGDLARWAAGDTFCRLEDKLHGRCSPNTRHLSYISAKFDGEKRFETFSEAKGLRTFLPLPVSGGYENYLTRYATSDLLPQLKYLRVLSFNGYKLTEVPNSVGKLRHLRYLDLSHTLITCLPESTCMLYNLQTLILENCSKLKTLPSNMSNLSNLRHLNNSNMPSLEEMPPKVSRLTHLRTLPNFVVGKGSASGIGEIQSLHLRGTLRVGRLENVIDVGDAKTAQITNKEGLEILQLEWSGTSEKELEVLCSLEPHKKLKELTIKGYNGFEFSKWIGHPSFSDMTSVKLENCKNCRFLPPLGQLPFLKNLQIQGLVNVESVGAEFYGECSLPFPVLECMTFQDMQNWKEWLPCKRDEEIRVFPCMEKLSILGCPKLKDWLPKSMDSLSELYIAACEELVVSIANYKHLRGLFICGCKVVHRSGVKFELLEDMWLASISEFRLEIDGFIRGLPKLQNLRITGCEELTCLWENEDRWLQPRISNIIGGNISDSPSHFIQELRALKELVLTGCSNLISFPEVGWPPCLENVKMESCNSLTYFVRYQVPPSIRRIEIAKCQNLKLLVKDAWELEGCLEWLEIKECASLTSLSGKGGRLPRTLKFVRISDCERLESIIKTFHEGTCLDALTIERCANLKSLPEGLCHLSALRMLWVEECGSLVSFPSGGLPSSLICLSICICAQLEALPRGYVDNLSSLQILLLRCWGGLASILEEGFPPNLIDLEIGPLSECGLHHLGRLTSLETFSIYCVDPDVVSFPPKDVLLPKSLIKLTIAGFPNLKRLSSSFQSLTSLESLDILGCPKLASIVPEKEDHLPPSLTQLRIQDGCPLLTKKYQPGKARHWPKQIAHIPYVYVGGCDDEAEADLRA, encoded by the coding sequence ATGGGTGGACTCGGCAAGACAACGCTTGCGGGACGAGTCTTCAATGATGTAGTTGCAATGAAACAGTTTGATCTCAAGATCTGGGTTTCAGTATCCGATAACTTTGATCTTCAAACGGTGACGAGAGCTATTTTTAAGGAAGTTACATCTCGGCCCTGTGATATGGATGAGTTCAGTCGACTTCAAGATAATCTGAGCAAGAAGATTGATGGTAAAAGGTTTTTGATTGTTTTAGATGATGTCTGGAGCACATGTGATTATGATTCATGGACAAAACTGCAAGCTCCCCTCCGTGGCGGAGCCAAGGGAAGTAAGGTAATGGTGACAACACGTGACGAAAAAGTTGCAATATTGATGGGAGCCCCAGCCGGTGATGTTTATCATTTAAAGACTCTATCAGATGAAAGTTGTTTGCAAGTATTTGAGCAGCATGTTAGCAATGACAGGCCACCGAATTTTGAGTTGCTTAAGGAGAAAATTGTTACGAATTGCAATGGATTGCCATTGGCtgcaaaaactcttggtggtgtTTTACGTTGTGAAGAAACTGGCAAGTGGGAGGAAATACTGAATGACAAATTATGGAGTATGTCAGATAGGAGTAAGATACTCCCAGTACTGAGATTGAGTTATCATTATCTCCCTTCACCTTTGAAGAGGTGCTTTGCCTATTGCTCAATACTTCCCAATGACTATGAATTTGGGAAAACCCAATTAATCCTTCTGTGGATGGCAGAGGGTTTTCTTGAGCAACCAAAAGGGACTAAAGTAATGGAAGATATCGGTGACGAATATTTTGGGGAGCTATTGTCTCGGTCATTATTTCAAACCTCGGGCAAAAACAGTTTGTGCTTTGTAATGCATGACCTTGTTGGTGATTTGGCACGATGGGCTGCTGGAGACACATTTTGCAGATTGGAGGATAAACTGCATGGTAGATGTTCTCCGAACACTCGTCATCTGAGTTACATTTCTGCTAAGTTTGATGGGGAAAAAAGATTTGAGACATTTTCTGAAGCAAAAGGCTTGCGGACTTTCCTACCACTTCCCGTTTCCGGTGGTTATGAGAATTATCTGACTCGTTATGCTACTTCTGATTTATTGCCACAATTGAAATACTTGCGGGTGCTCTCCTTCAATGGCTATAAACTGACCGAGGTGCCAAATTCCGTAGGTAAGTTGAGACATCTACGGTACCTTGATCTTTCTCACACATTAATAACGTGTTTGCCTGAGTCAACATGCATGCTTTACAACTTACAGACGTTAATATTAGAGAATTGTTCAAAATTGAAGACATTACCTTCAAACATGAGCAATTTATCTAATTTACGTCATCTCAACAATTCAAACATGCCTTCATTGGAAGAAATGCCTCCCAAAGTAAGTCGGTTGACTCATCTGCGAACTTTGCCTAATTTTGTGGTGGGGAAAGGTAGTGCATCAGGGATTGGAGAGATACAGTCATTGCATCTTCGTGGGACCTTGAGGGTTGGAAGATTGGAAAATGTGATTGATGTTGGGGATGCGAAGACGGCTCAAATAACGAACAAGGAAGGGCTGGAAATCTTGCAATTGGAATGGAGCGGCACAAGCGAGAAGGAGTTGGAGGTGCTGTGCAGTTTAGAACCTCATAAAAAGCTTAAGGAGCTGACCATCAAGGGCTACAATGGTTTCGAATTTTCAAAATGGATTGGACATCCTTCATTCTCTGATATGACGTCTGTGAAATTGGAGAATTGTAAAAACTGTCGATTCTTACCTCCTCTTGGCCAATTACCTTTTCTGAAAAATCTTCAGATACAAGGACTGGTCAATGTTGAAAGTGTGGGTGCTGAGTTTTATGGAGAGTGCAGCTTGCCTTTTCCAGTGTTGGAATGCATGACGTTCCAGGACATGCAAAATTGGAAGGAGTGGCTTCCTTGCAAAAGAGATGAAGAAATTCGAGTTTTCCCATGCATGGAAAAGCTTTCCATCCTTGGTTGCCCCAAATTGAAAGATTGGTTGCCCAAGAGCATGGATTCATTATCAGAGCTGTATATTGCTGCATGTGAAGAGTTAGTGGTTTCAATTGCCAATTATAAACATCTTCGTGGGCTGTTCATCTGCGGTTGTAAGGTGGTGCACAGAAGTGGAGTTAAGTTTGAGCTATTGGAGGATATGTGGCTTGCAAGTATTTCAGAGTTCAGACTTGAAATAGACGGGTTCATCAGAGGATTGCCAAAGCTTCAAAATTTGCGGATTACTGGTTGTGAAGAGTTGACATGTTTATGGGAGAATGAGGATAGATGGCTGCAGCCTCGAATTTCTAATATTATTGGAGGCAACATATCTGACTCCCCCTCTCACTTTATTCAAGAGCTAAGAGCACTCAAGGAACTTGTGCTAACTGGATGCTCAAATCTAATTTCTTTTCCAGAAGTTGGTTGGCCACCTTGTCTTGAAAATGTAAAGATGGAGTCGTGTAATTCTTTGACATATTTCGTAAGGTATCAagtaccgccaagcataagaaGAATAGAGATAGCAAAATGTCAAAATTTGAAACTATTGGTGAAGGATGCTTGGGAGCTAGAGGGTTGTCTGGAGTGGTTGGAGATAAAAGAGTGTGCATCTTTGACATCCTTATCAGGCAAAGGAGGCCGACTACCCAGAACCCTCAAATTTGTTAGAATAAGTGACTGTGAACGATTGGAGTCAATAATCAAAACATTCCACGAGGGCACTTGTCTTGATGCTCTTACGATAGAGAGGTGTGCAAATCTCAAATCCTTACCAGAGGGGCTTTGCCATCTCTCTGCTCTTCGCATGTTATGGGTAGAGGAATGTGGAAGTCTCGTTTCCTTCCCAAGCGGAGGGTTGCCATCCAGCCTGATATGCTTGTCTATCTGCATTTGTGCTCAATTGGAAGCCCTCCCCAGAGGCTATGTGGACAACCTCAGCTCTCTTCAGATTTTGTTGTTGAGATGCTGGGGAGGTTTGGCATCCATTCTAGAAGAGGGTTTCCCACCCAACCTAATTGATCTGGAAATTGGCCCTCTCTCAGAGTGCGGGCTTCACCACTTGGGCAGACTCACCTCTCTTGAAACCTTTTCTATCTACTGTGTAGATCCAGATGTGGTGTCCTTTCCTCCAAAGGATGTGCTGCTCCCTAAATCTCTCATTAAACTCACCATTGCAGGCTTTCCAAATCTGAAGCGCCTGTCATCATCTTTTCAATCACTCACCTCTCTTGAATCCCTTGACATTCTTGGATGCCCAAAGCTAGCATCTATTGTTCCAGAAAAAGAGGATCATCTGCCTCCTTCACTTACACAGCTTCGCATCCAGGACGGCTGTCCGCTGCTCACAAAGAAATACCAACCAGGTAAAGCACGACACTGGCCCAAACAAATTGCTCACATCCCTTACGTTTATGTTGGAGGCTGCGATGACGAAGCCGAAGCCGACCTCCGGGCATAG